A window from Bacteroidota bacterium encodes these proteins:
- a CDS encoding acyltransferase: MRLFWKIWWKLGGWKLKGNFPYHIKKMMLIVGPHTSWRDILVGFAVREQLKIRNAKFLGKKELFDGPFGWLFRWLGGVPVDRFSRHGAVEQVTELFNKNNEFIVAMSPEGTRKKVDKLRTGFYHIAKQAKVPIQMVGFDFSKKEVISAEPFYPGDDEAADFKHIIDFFAPIKGAKPEQGLGHLKATNN; encoded by the coding sequence CTGCGACTGTTCTGGAAAATATGGTGGAAGCTCGGAGGTTGGAAACTGAAAGGTAATTTTCCCTATCACATAAAAAAAATGATGCTGATCGTTGGGCCGCATACAAGCTGGAGAGATATTCTTGTCGGCTTTGCAGTAAGGGAGCAGCTAAAGATCAGGAATGCGAAATTCCTGGGAAAGAAAGAATTATTTGATGGGCCGTTTGGCTGGCTGTTTCGCTGGCTGGGCGGTGTACCGGTTGACCGCTTCAGCAGACATGGCGCCGTAGAACAGGTAACAGAACTATTTAATAAAAACAATGAGTTCATTGTAGCGATGTCACCCGAAGGGACAAGAAAAAAAGTAGATAAACTAAGAACGGGCTTTTATCATATTGCCAAACAGGCAAAGGTTCCGATACAAATGGTGGGGTTTGATTTTAGTAAGAAAGAAGTTATATCTGCTGAGCCGTTTTATCCCGGTGATGATGAAGCCGCCGACTTTAAACATATCATTGATTTTTTTGCACCGATCAAAGGGGCAAAACCTGAGCAGGGTTTGGGGCATCTGAAAGCAACTAACAACTAA
- a CDS encoding glycoside hydrolase family 25 protein codes for MAKRKGYKKWRLGLILFIALGLLTLGILYTIEWLQLRKARFVKYKEFGIAIPEQYAVHGIDVSRYQQMIAWDAVKEMRVKNISIKFAFIKATEGIGNADPQFRRNWKKSKAAGLIRGAYHFFIASKDGMMQAQNFIDNVDLQPGDLPPVLDIEQLNGSTGAALKKEVKQWLITIENYYGVTPIIYTNVGFYKQYLGSEFDKYMLWAAHYYEYNQPRISRNWSFWQHSEEGRVNGIISKVDFNVFNGDSTAFIDLLID; via the coding sequence TTGGCAAAAAGAAAAGGATATAAAAAATGGCGACTTGGACTCATCTTATTTATTGCATTAGGCCTGCTCACATTGGGAATCCTTTATACTATCGAATGGCTGCAATTACGTAAAGCCCGTTTTGTAAAGTATAAAGAATTCGGAATTGCAATTCCTGAACAATATGCTGTACATGGAATAGATGTAAGCCGTTACCAGCAGATGATCGCCTGGGATGCAGTAAAAGAAATGCGGGTGAAAAATATTTCTATAAAGTTCGCATTTATAAAAGCAACTGAAGGCATTGGTAATGCAGACCCGCAGTTTCGCCGCAACTGGAAAAAATCAAAAGCAGCGGGGCTTATTCGCGGAGCCTATCATTTTTTTATTGCATCAAAGGATGGAATGATGCAGGCGCAGAATTTTATTGATAATGTTGATCTGCAGCCCGGCGACCTGCCGCCGGTACTGGATATTGAACAACTTAATGGATCAACCGGCGCAGCCTTAAAAAAAGAAGTAAAACAGTGGCTGATAACTATTGAAAATTATTATGGAGTAACACCCATCATTTATACCAATGTAGGTTTTTATAAACAGTATCTCGGCAGTGAGTTTGATAAGTATATGCTATGGGCAGCACATTATTATGAATACAACCAGCCGCGTATCAGTCGTAACTGGTCTTTCTGGCAACATAGCGAAGAGGGCCGGGTAAATGGTATTATATCCAAAGTAGATTTTAATGTATTT